CACCGCAGCCCGGGGGCCACGCCGCGGGCACGGCCGCTGCGGCGTATACCCGCCAGGACCCGTTCAAGGCGGTCATCTATGACCGCACCGGGTCCCTGAGCGGGTATGCACTCCAGCGCGCACTAGAGGCGTGCGGCTGTGTGCCGGAGATGAGTGACGAGCAGCGCGTCGTCTTATTGTTTACGCTGGCATCGACTCGGGAAGATGCGAATCACGTCTTATGGGCTCTTGTGCATATTGTAGAGCAGGGGGAGAAGATAGAAGGGATCGGAACCGAACCAGGCGCTACGGCAGAGAGCACGGAATTACTGATCCGGACACTGCGGGATCAGGGGGATTTCATGAGCTATGAGCCGCGAGAGGCCCACGAGGATATGGATTCCAATCATTTCGATACCGATGATAAATTGTTAACTGACGCAAGACTGATCTCCGATGTTTCCACGTGGAACAATTTGTCCGCAGAGACTCCTTATTCGGCCCCAATTCCTTTCTCACTCAAGCCGATTGACAGGGGGAGGTTGGAATCGGTGCCGTTAGCGAAGAGCGCTGGGCGAAAGGCGGCGGAGATGGTTATTCCCTACCCGCCAGGCATACCGATCTTATACCCAGGCGAAGACATCACAGCGGAAATGGAACAGAGGCTCCTGGTATTAAGGCATGCAGGGGCGAAATGCCAGGGGATATCCGATCCAACGCTGCAAACCATTGTCGTTTATAAGGAAACGTGAAGGAAGGAACTCCACTTTACGCTGGTATACCGGAGTGTATAACTTAGAGCTCCTCGATCAACAAATGATGAAAGCAGGATACGCTATGAATAATCGCAGACCACTATTTATTACCATCGAAGGAGGAGACGGATCCGGAAAAACGACCATGATGGGCAGACTCGCTGCCTTTATGCAGAACCATTCGATTCCGTATCTGATTACACGTGAGCCCGGCGGCATTGAGATTGCGGAGAAGATCCGCTCCATTATTCTCGATCCGGAGCATACCGCGATGGATGCACGCACCGAAGCATTGTTGTATGCGGCAGCCCGCCGTCAGCATCTTGTGGAGAAGGTGGAGCCGGCTTTGAGCCAGGGCTTGACCGTACTGTGTGACCGGTTCGTGGACAGCAGTCTGGTTTACCAGGGATATGCACGCGGACTGGGCATGGAGGAGGTATGGAACATCAATCAATTTGCGATTGATACCCGCATGCCGGATCTAACGCTGTTGTTTGATGTGGAGCCGAAGATTGGCATGTCCCGGATAACGGCAAATGCAGAACGGGAATTGAATCGGCTGGATATGGAGACCATGGCATTTCACGAGAAAGTTAGGGAAGGCTATCTATTGGTAGCAGAGCGTAAT
This Paenibacillus sp. JZ16 DNA region includes the following protein-coding sequences:
- the tmk gene encoding dTMP kinase encodes the protein MNNRRPLFITIEGGDGSGKTTMMGRLAAFMQNHSIPYLITREPGGIEIAEKIRSIILDPEHTAMDARTEALLYAAARRQHLVEKVEPALSQGLTVLCDRFVDSSLVYQGYARGLGMEEVWNINQFAIDTRMPDLTLLFDVEPKIGMSRITANAERELNRLDMETMAFHEKVREGYLLVAERNQDRIRIVDASKTPAQVEREMIRHLEDAILKDF